A single Oncorhynchus kisutch isolate 150728-3 linkage group LG19, Okis_V2, whole genome shotgun sequence DNA region contains:
- the LOC109865003 gene encoding rho-related GTP-binding protein RhoG — protein sequence MQNVKCVVVGDGAVGKTCLLISYTTNAFPEEYIPTVFDNYSAQMTVDGRIISLNLWDTAGQEEYDRLRTLSYPQSNVFVICFSIGSPSSHANVRHKWHPEVSHHCPSVPILLVGTKRDLRSDGETVKKLKEQGLAPTTQQQGNSMAKQIGAVKYMECSALTQEGVREVFSEAVRAVLYPVTKKNAKKCVLL from the exons ATGCAGAACGTAAAGTGTGTAGTGGTGGGGGACGGTGCCGTGGGTAAAACATGCCTCCTCATCTCCTACACCACAAACGCTTTCCCTGAGGAGTACATCCCCACCGTGTTCGACAACTACAgcgcccag ATGACGGTTGATGGCCGCATCATCAGCCTCAACCTGTGGGACACAGCCGGACAAGAGGAGTACGACCGCCTCCGCACTCTGTCCTACCCCCAATCCAACGTCTTCGTCATCTGTTTCTCCATCGGGAGTCCTTCCTCCCACGCCAACGTCCGCCACAAGTGGCACCCGGAGGTGTCTCACCACTGCCCCAGCGTGCCCATCCTCCTAGTGGGGACAAAGAGGGACCTGAGGAGTGATGGGGAGACGGTGAAGAAGCTGAAGGAGCAGGGTTTAGCTCCCACCACACAGCAACAGGGGAACAGCATGGCTAAGCAGATAGGAGCGGTGAAGTACATGGAGTGCTCTGCTCTGACGCAGGAAGGGGTCAGGGAAGTGTTCAGCGAGGCAGTACGGGCCGTGTTGTATCCCGTTACCAAAAAGAATGCCAAAAAGTGTGTACTGTTGTAA